A window from Leptothermofonsia sichuanensis E412 encodes these proteins:
- a CDS encoding universal stress protein gives MDSAASPILFPPLLMATDGSPSARLAQKWLYLIAQTLQPSGAELNGQPLVTALTIQPRRSSRSNRLLRRIRRVPAGSPDHTSDRPVAIDTVAESLLLEDHLAELLHADFPADFPLSMQVRSGRPATEILNCARTLGAGLIAVGSRGTGGMRELLLGSISAVVARYASCSVLVARGPSDTAVSLNHVLVVVGASIATQAAISATRQLIPAGIQQVTILYIQPFLNTGYLFGPFAAPTPSWQLNQSLQKVQKEQGEHILNLAKAALEAPSLQIQTLLQTSEPGPLICQVAQQQGVNLVILGSDRKRRSLLPPLPTRHKPKNRDATQEELRPVLRNARLNPTEDFVIHHALCPVLLCRPAQPMTGSSGTE, from the coding sequence ATGGATTCAGCCGCATCTCCCATTTTGTTTCCACCATTGCTGATGGCAACGGACGGTTCCCCCAGTGCTCGCCTGGCTCAGAAATGGCTGTATTTGATTGCTCAAACGCTCCAGCCATCAGGGGCAGAACTCAATGGGCAACCACTGGTCACTGCCCTGACCATACAACCCCGCCGTTCCAGCCGGTCTAACCGATTGCTGAGACGCATTCGACGGGTGCCAGCCGGGTCACCGGACCATACGTCCGATCGCCCTGTCGCAATAGATACCGTGGCAGAAAGCCTGCTATTAGAAGATCACCTGGCAGAACTGCTCCATGCCGATTTCCCGGCGGATTTTCCCCTCTCGATGCAGGTTCGCTCTGGACGCCCCGCCACCGAGATTTTGAACTGTGCCCGTACCCTTGGAGCAGGACTCATTGCCGTCGGGTCCCGTGGAACTGGGGGAATGCGTGAATTATTATTGGGGAGTATTTCCGCCGTCGTTGCTCGCTACGCTTCCTGTAGCGTTTTAGTCGCCAGAGGTCCCTCCGATACTGCCGTCAGCCTGAATCATGTGCTGGTGGTCGTCGGTGCCTCCATTGCAACCCAGGCGGCGATCTCCGCCACCCGACAACTGATTCCGGCTGGCATTCAGCAGGTTACGATCCTTTACATTCAGCCTTTCCTGAATACGGGCTACCTGTTTGGTCCTTTTGCAGCACCCACCCCAAGCTGGCAACTCAACCAATCCCTCCAGAAGGTTCAGAAAGAGCAGGGGGAACACATTTTGAATCTGGCTAAAGCTGCCCTGGAAGCTCCCAGCCTCCAGATTCAGACGCTACTGCAAACCAGCGAACCCGGTCCTTTAATTTGCCAGGTGGCCCAACAGCAGGGAGTTAATCTGGTCATTCTGGGGAGTGATAGGAAGCGGCGATCGCTACTACCGCCCCTGCCAACCCGGCACAAACCAAAAAACAGAGATGCCACCCAGGAGGAACTGCGGCCAGTCTTACGCAATGCCCGTCTCAACCCAACTGAAGACTTTGTGATTCACCACGCTCTTTGTCCAGTCCTTCTCTGCCGTCCCGCTCAACCCATGACAGGATCCAGCGGAACGGAGTAG
- a CDS encoding glycosyltransferase family 4 protein, whose protein sequence is MKILVLAWEFPPRIVGGIARHVAELYPELVRRGHEIHLITVEFGQAPRYEVVDGIRVHRVEVASSQDFFHWVANMNESMGRHGGKLLTEEGPFDIIHAHDWLVADAAIALKHIFKTPLVATIHATEYGRHNGVYTEQQHYIHGKEILLAYNAWRIIVCTNYMRLEVERALQAPWDKIDVVYNGIRAEKKHRDPNFDYSNFRRRFARDDERIVYYVGRMTHEKGVSVLLSAAPRVIWAMGDQVKFILIGGGNANPLKRQAWDLGIWEKCYFTGFMPEADLDRFQTIADCAVFPSLYEPFGIVALESFAARVPVVVSDTGGFPEVVRHGKTGIVTWTNNPDSLAWGILEVLRNPSYAQWLVNNAYEDLDRRFRWDKLAQQTDAVYGRVIHERSQVVWS, encoded by the coding sequence ATGAAAATTCTGGTACTGGCATGGGAGTTTCCTCCTCGTATTGTGGGCGGTATTGCCCGGCATGTGGCAGAACTTTACCCAGAATTAGTCAGGCGTGGGCATGAAATCCATTTAATTACGGTGGAGTTTGGTCAGGCTCCCCGCTACGAAGTGGTAGATGGAATCCGGGTGCATCGGGTAGAAGTTGCGTCCAGTCAGGACTTCTTCCACTGGGTCGCCAACATGAATGAAAGCATGGGACGCCACGGTGGCAAACTTCTGACAGAAGAAGGTCCGTTTGACATTATCCATGCACACGATTGGCTGGTTGCAGATGCGGCGATCGCTCTCAAACATATCTTCAAAACGCCGCTGGTGGCAACCATTCATGCGACTGAATATGGTCGCCACAACGGGGTTTATACAGAGCAACAGCACTACATTCATGGCAAGGAGATTCTGTTAGCCTATAACGCCTGGCGCATTATTGTATGCACAAACTATATGCGTCTGGAAGTCGAGCGGGCACTGCAAGCCCCCTGGGACAAAATTGATGTGGTTTACAACGGTATCCGGGCTGAGAAAAAACACCGGGATCCAAACTTTGATTACTCAAATTTTCGCCGTCGCTTTGCCCGCGATGATGAAAGAATTGTCTACTATGTGGGACGCATGACCCATGAAAAAGGGGTTTCAGTGTTGCTGAGTGCTGCCCCCAGGGTGATCTGGGCAATGGGAGACCAGGTTAAATTTATTCTGATTGGGGGCGGGAATGCCAATCCGCTTAAACGCCAGGCATGGGATCTGGGCATCTGGGAGAAGTGCTACTTCACCGGGTTTATGCCTGAAGCCGATCTGGACCGGTTTCAAACCATTGCTGACTGTGCGGTGTTTCCCAGCCTTTATGAACCCTTTGGCATTGTTGCGCTGGAAAGTTTTGCGGCCCGGGTGCCAGTGGTGGTTTCTGATACGGGGGGCTTTCCAGAGGTTGTCCGTCACGGCAAAACTGGTATTGTTACCTGGACCAATAACCCGGATTCCCTTGCCTGGGGCATCCTGGAGGTGTTAAGAAATCCCAGCTATGCCCAGTGGCTGGTTAACAATGCCTATGAAGATCTGGATCGCCGCTTCCGCTGGGACAAGCTGGCACAGCAAACGGATGCCGTTTATGGGCGAGTGATCCACGAGCGATCACAGGTTGTCTGGTCCTAG
- a CDS encoding histidine kinase, which produces MPAFPEKSADAEMPLQLLLFVDKRPSSREQIRHVRETLKDLRATYPFELQIVDVGEQPYLAEHFKLIATPTLIKIHPEPRQTLAGSNLVEQLQHWWTYWQRSVEDYLEDLGYSRDRLDQIEEDKTTPTSEKLSLIARSDSLPPASARTTDLTEATPSHQALSSSGVSGTAGASGTSTIHKVISSIARSAELIQLSDEIFRLKREKEELEHQLQFKDQILGMLAHDLRNPLTATSIALETLEMGHDPEEGWSSRMTPALTAQLLKHARTQTRAIDRMITDILQAARGASAELRIQPQRLDIGSLCLEVIKDLQGRFNAKSQKVEQDIPSDLPPVLADGERVRQVIVNLLDNAIKYTPVQGTISLSILHRTTQKVQISVCDNGPGIPEENRERIFEDHFRLERDEQKEGYGIGLSLCQRIIRAHYGQIWVESTPNQGSCFHFTLPVFRSWGG; this is translated from the coding sequence ATGCCGGCATTTCCCGAAAAATCTGCTGATGCCGAAATGCCTTTACAACTTTTACTGTTTGTGGATAAACGCCCCAGTTCCCGGGAACAAATTCGCCATGTGCGCGAAACGCTCAAAGACCTGCGGGCAACCTACCCGTTTGAGCTTCAGATCGTAGATGTGGGAGAGCAGCCCTATCTGGCTGAACACTTTAAACTGATTGCAACGCCTACCCTGATTAAAATTCACCCGGAACCCCGACAAACTCTGGCAGGCAGTAATCTGGTTGAGCAGTTGCAGCACTGGTGGACTTACTGGCAACGTTCCGTAGAAGATTATCTGGAGGATCTGGGCTACTCCAGAGATCGTTTAGACCAGATAGAAGAAGATAAAACTACTCCCACGTCAGAAAAACTATCTCTCATTGCCCGCTCTGATTCTTTACCGCCTGCTTCTGCCAGAACTACGGACTTAACAGAAGCAACCCCATCCCATCAAGCATTAAGTTCATCAGGGGTCTCCGGAACGGCGGGGGCGTCTGGAACTTCAACCATTCACAAAGTGATTAGCTCGATCGCCCGTTCGGCTGAATTGATTCAACTTTCGGACGAAATTTTTCGCTTGAAACGTGAAAAAGAAGAACTGGAGCATCAGCTTCAGTTCAAGGACCAGATTCTGGGGATGCTGGCTCATGATTTGCGGAATCCCCTGACAGCCACCTCGATCGCTCTGGAAACCCTGGAAATGGGGCATGATCCTGAGGAAGGCTGGTCATCTCGCATGACTCCCGCATTAACAGCACAACTGCTGAAACATGCCCGCACCCAAACACGGGCGATCGACCGGATGATCACGGATATTTTGCAAGCAGCCCGAGGTGCCAGCGCAGAACTGCGGATTCAACCCCAAAGGTTGGACATTGGCAGCCTGTGCCTGGAAGTGATTAAAGACTTGCAGGGTCGCTTTAATGCAAAGTCACAGAAGGTTGAACAGGATATCCCGTCTGACCTTCCACCCGTCCTTGCCGATGGAGAGCGGGTGCGTCAGGTCATTGTCAATCTGTTAGACAATGCCATCAAATACACGCCTGTGCAGGGAACGATTTCCCTGTCGATCCTCCATCGCACAACCCAAAAAGTGCAGATCAGCGTCTGTGATAATGGTCCCGGAATTCCAGAAGAGAATCGAGAACGCATTTTTGAAGACCACTTCCGTCTGGAACGGGATGAGCAGAAGGAAGGTTACGGAATTGGACTTTCTCTTTGCCAACGAATTATCCGGGCACATTACGGGCAGATTTGGGTGGAATCCACACCCAATCAAGGGAGTTGTTTTCATTTCACTCTACCCGTCTTTAGAAGTTGGGGGGGGTAG
- a CDS encoding ABC transporter ATP-binding protein produces MAKFQDIIRYYRRYWRVTVFTIAMMSAFEVIDLFVPYAIGQILNVLSHQPLDTPLQSLIAHVARFTGQPQTSTLSLIVLLTLVGLVSVGRAPIQPWVGPWFTWDTAFRAHRDHARKSLEKVLTLPLEFYDENNSGRIAARVAKGLSNHMWSYPIVVGQMIPKMLRLVGIFALIWLIEWRIALLTMVSFIVILWLNLSGLAPLMERDKKLDRYMEDTESRTSEVITNIKTVKAFATEATELARQQQRFNREFKVLDYRIHRGFVMLGMRQRTIVQTCVFLVLMFTLIATVQGQISLGHFVTTLTVSSMAYAEIEPISDITEMVARRYASMIHFHEFMQLPSGKDAGNLVLDRVPSYQFTGKVEFSHLTFGYDPERPVLQDVNLLVEPYQTVALVGRSGSGKSTLVKLLFRYFEPDQGGILIDGQDIRRLDVAGYRKRLAIVHQEVDIFNGTLLDNLTYGNPNATFEQVKEACRIAQADDFIRQMPKGYATVVGERGVRLSGGQRQRVGIARALIMEPDVLVFDEATSSLDYESERSIQLAMRTILGTRTLIIIAHRLSTVREADKIVVLEQGRIVEVGNHEALLTHGGIYQRLHSLQETGELLA; encoded by the coding sequence ATGGCGAAATTTCAGGACATCATCCGCTATTACCGCCGGTACTGGCGGGTGACTGTGTTCACCATTGCAATGATGAGTGCCTTCGAAGTTATTGACTTGTTTGTTCCCTACGCGATCGGGCAAATTTTAAATGTTCTATCCCATCAACCTCTGGACACTCCCCTTCAAAGTCTGATTGCCCATGTTGCCCGTTTCACAGGTCAACCCCAGACCTCAACCCTCTCACTGATTGTGTTGTTGACACTGGTGGGTCTGGTGTCCGTTGGACGTGCTCCAATTCAGCCCTGGGTGGGACCCTGGTTCACCTGGGACACCGCATTTCGCGCTCACCGTGACCACGCCCGTAAATCCCTGGAAAAGGTGTTGACCCTGCCCCTGGAGTTCTATGACGAAAACAACTCTGGACGGATTGCGGCACGGGTAGCAAAAGGATTGTCTAACCACATGTGGAGCTACCCGATTGTGGTGGGGCAGATGATTCCCAAGATGCTGCGGCTGGTGGGGATTTTTGCCCTCATCTGGCTGATTGAGTGGCGCATTGCACTGCTAACGATGGTCTCGTTCATTGTGATTCTCTGGTTGAATCTGTCAGGGCTGGCACCGCTGATGGAGCGGGACAAGAAACTGGACAGGTACATGGAGGATACCGAAAGCCGAACATCTGAGGTGATCACCAACATCAAAACGGTGAAAGCTTTTGCCACCGAGGCAACAGAGTTAGCCCGCCAGCAACAGCGGTTCAACCGCGAATTTAAGGTGCTGGATTACCGGATTCACCGGGGGTTTGTCATGCTTGGTATGCGGCAGCGCACAATTGTGCAAACCTGTGTATTTCTGGTGCTGATGTTTACATTGATTGCCACCGTGCAGGGTCAGATCTCGTTGGGACATTTCGTTACCACACTGACGGTTTCCAGCATGGCCTATGCCGAAATAGAGCCGATCAGCGATATCACCGAAATGGTAGCCCGTCGTTATGCCTCCATGATTCACTTCCATGAGTTCATGCAGCTTCCGAGTGGCAAGGATGCGGGCAATCTGGTTCTGGACAGGGTGCCTTCCTATCAGTTCACGGGGAAGGTGGAGTTCTCTCACCTGACCTTTGGGTATGATCCGGAGCGCCCTGTGCTGCAAGATGTCAATTTGCTGGTTGAACCCTATCAGACCGTCGCCCTGGTGGGACGGTCGGGTTCGGGAAAGTCAACCCTGGTGAAACTGCTGTTCCGTTACTTCGAGCCAGATCAGGGCGGGATATTAATCGATGGTCAGGATATCCGGCGACTGGATGTTGCAGGCTACCGGAAACGGTTGGCGATCGTGCACCAGGAAGTGGATATCTTCAATGGTACCCTGCTGGATAACCTGACCTATGGCAACCCCAATGCCACGTTTGAGCAGGTGAAGGAAGCCTGCCGCATTGCCCAGGCAGATGATTTTATTCGTCAGATGCCAAAAGGATATGCGACCGTGGTAGGGGAACGGGGAGTTCGGCTCTCCGGTGGTCAGCGTCAGCGCGTCGGGATTGCCCGCGCGTTGATTATGGAACCCGATGTCCTGGTGTTTGATGAGGCAACGTCCAGCCTGGACTATGAATCGGAGCGATCGATCCAACTGGCAATGCGTACCATTCTGGGCACCCGCACCCTGATCATCATTGCCCACCGGCTGAGTACAGTCCGGGAAGCAGACAAGATTGTGGTGCTGGAGCAGGGTCGAATTGTGGAAGTGGGCAACCACGAAGCATTGCTGACCCACGGTGGCATCTACCAGCGCCTGCACTCCCTGCAAGAAACCGGTGAGTTGCTGGCATAA
- a CDS encoding DUF948 domain-containing protein codes for MTDPLFWLVLSLLFVTASLTIVLAVAIPTLRELSRAARSAEKLFDTLRREFPPTLEAIRLTGLEISELTDDVSEGVQSAGNVVKQVDDSLNSVRKQAQKVQSGTRSVMVGVKVAWRTFMRSQKPDRQRRSLDRLPPPRPEFDLGSNAPVSDNFSTLTQADNSPASDNSPASTETRPVLPQEAAQELEDVEDEEFGDGAFGDQEFSTEEFSTGISSQSHSFNS; via the coding sequence GTGACCGATCCCCTCTTCTGGCTAGTTTTGTCGCTCTTGTTTGTCACTGCCAGTTTGACTATTGTGCTGGCAGTGGCAATTCCAACCTTGAGGGAACTGTCCCGTGCTGCCCGTAGTGCTGAAAAACTGTTTGATACGTTGCGGCGGGAATTTCCTCCTACCCTGGAGGCAATCCGGTTGACGGGCCTGGAAATCAGTGAGTTAACGGATGATGTTAGCGAAGGCGTGCAGAGTGCTGGCAACGTGGTGAAGCAGGTTGATGACAGTCTCAACAGTGTGCGAAAGCAAGCCCAAAAAGTGCAATCAGGAACTCGCAGTGTGATGGTAGGGGTGAAGGTGGCATGGCGGACATTTATGCGATCGCAAAAACCTGATCGCCAGCGGCGATCACTGGACCGTTTACCGCCCCCCCGGCCAGAATTTGATCTGGGTAGCAATGCTCCAGTATCAGACAATTTTTCAACCCTGACCCAGGCAGATAACTCTCCGGCATCTGATAATTCTCCGGCGTCTACTGAAACCCGTCCAGTTCTTCCGCAGGAAGCGGCTCAGGAACTGGAGGATGTGGAGGATGAAGAGTTTGGGGATGGAGCGTTTGGTGATCAAGAGTTTAGTACCGAAGAATTTTCTACCGGGATCTCCTCCCAGAGTCACTCCTTCAATTCATAA
- a CDS encoding PEP-CTERM sorting domain-containing protein (PEP-CTERM proteins occur, often in large numbers, in the proteomes of bacteria that also encode an exosortase, a predicted intramembrane cysteine proteinase. The presence of a PEP-CTERM domain at a protein's C-terminus predicts cleavage within the sorting domain, followed by covalent anchoring to some some component of the (usually Gram-negative) cell surface. Many PEP-CTERM proteins exhibit an unusual sequence composition that includes large numbers of potential glycosylation sites. Expression of one such protein has been shown restore the ability of a bacterium to form floc, a type of biofilm.) encodes MIKSALKTLFVTTLGTTALSLTVAIAPGYAARVTYDFSIDVPTGDYTGTYNGRFSFDDSQFAGRDLEFAAPSTEAGSLTVEFNFLGNVFTAANDLDFPEFPRVYFFNGELLGLSFLVMASGTNPGFLINPRTTPGFEEGLYVGSPNPLNGTLVSSAIRYRLAAGDPDPEPTPTPTPTPTPTPTPTPTPTPTPYPTPTPDPDGPVEAIPEPSEIAGTLLALGLLGLGLKMRRKSISGIDQRDS; translated from the coding sequence ATGATCAAGTCTGCGCTTAAAACCCTTTTTGTCACCACCCTGGGAACAACTGCCCTGAGCCTGACTGTGGCTATTGCACCCGGCTACGCCGCCAGAGTGACTTACGACTTTTCTATCGATGTTCCGACTGGTGATTACACGGGTACTTATAATGGCAGGTTTAGTTTTGACGATTCCCAATTTGCTGGAAGAGATCTTGAATTTGCCGCTCCTTCCACCGAAGCAGGTAGTCTGACTGTGGAATTTAACTTTCTGGGCAACGTGTTCACGGCTGCCAATGATTTAGACTTTCCTGAATTTCCTCGAGTCTATTTCTTTAATGGAGAACTGCTGGGACTGAGTTTTCTGGTTATGGCATCTGGCACAAACCCAGGCTTTTTGATTAATCCAAGAACGACGCCTGGATTTGAGGAAGGCTTATATGTCGGCAGTCCCAATCCCCTTAATGGCACACTTGTTAGTTCCGCTATCCGATATCGGCTTGCTGCCGGGGATCCCGATCCAGAACCCACGCCGACCCCGACTCCGACTCCGACTCCGACCCCGACTCCGACTCCGACCCCCACTCCCACTCCGTATCCCACTCCCACGCCCGACCCAGACGGACCAGTTGAAGCAATTCCAGAACCGTCAGAAATTGCAGGTACCCTGCTCGCCCTTGGTCTGCTGGGGCTGGGCTTAAAGATGCGGAGAAAATCAATTTCTGGGATCGATCAACGGGACTCGTGA
- the cax gene encoding calcium/proton exchanger, with product MKNLISIGLLVFIPISVAAEYLEWGALTVFITSAIAIVPLAIWLSTATEEVAVIAGPSVGGLLNAVFGNATELIIALVALKEGLVDIVKASITGTIISNLLLVMGLSMFLGGLRYKEQEFQPVVARVNGSTMTLAVSAIVVPAMVISTSNGVEPSAIEGLSVTVAAVLIVVYALTVFFSLNTHTYLYEVAEADLEEQLTGAEHDTEHKPNLWLWVGVLLVATIAVAFESEIFVGAVEEATRGLGLTPLFTGVILLPLVGGAAEYVTAVRVAMKNNMDLSVSVAMGSSLLVALLVAPILVIVGQVIGQPMDLNFNLFEVVAVTLAVAIANLISLDGRSNWLEGVLLLATYTVLGAAFYFHPA from the coding sequence GTGAAAAACCTTATTTCGATTGGGTTACTGGTTTTTATTCCGATTTCAGTCGCGGCTGAATACCTGGAGTGGGGAGCCTTAACGGTTTTTATTACGTCTGCAATCGCGATCGTCCCACTGGCAATCTGGCTCAGTACAGCCACCGAAGAAGTGGCAGTGATTGCGGGTCCATCGGTGGGGGGCTTGCTGAATGCAGTATTTGGGAATGCCACTGAACTGATTATTGCCCTGGTTGCCTTGAAAGAGGGGCTGGTCGATATTGTCAAAGCCAGCATCACCGGCACCATTATCAGCAATCTGCTACTGGTGATGGGGCTGTCAATGTTTCTGGGCGGGTTACGCTATAAGGAGCAGGAATTTCAACCCGTTGTGGCGCGGGTCAATGGTTCCACCATGACTCTGGCCGTGAGCGCCATTGTTGTCCCGGCAATGGTGATTTCAACATCAAACGGAGTAGAACCATCGGCAATTGAAGGGCTATCTGTAACGGTTGCCGCTGTCCTGATTGTGGTTTACGCCCTGACCGTATTCTTCTCCCTCAATACCCATACCTATCTGTACGAAGTGGCAGAGGCTGATCTGGAGGAGCAACTAACCGGGGCAGAGCATGACACCGAACACAAGCCCAACCTCTGGCTCTGGGTTGGGGTTTTGCTGGTGGCAACGATCGCCGTTGCCTTCGAGTCCGAAATCTTTGTCGGTGCCGTTGAGGAAGCCACCAGGGGGCTGGGGTTAACCCCCCTGTTTACCGGAGTGATTTTGCTGCCATTAGTCGGGGGTGCTGCCGAGTATGTCACGGCAGTGCGGGTAGCCATGAAAAACAATATGGATCTGTCCGTTTCCGTTGCCATGGGTTCCAGCCTGCTGGTGGCACTGCTGGTCGCTCCCATCCTGGTCATCGTGGGGCAGGTAATTGGACAACCAATGGACTTGAACTTCAACCTGTTTGAGGTGGTCGCCGTCACCCTGGCCGTGGCGATCGCCAACCTGATCAGCCTGGACGGTCGCTCAAACTGGTTGGAAGGAGTTTTGCTACTGGCAACTTACACGGTTCTGGGAGCCGCGTTCTATTTTCATCCAGCCTGA
- a CDS encoding YtxH domain-containing protein has protein sequence MSNNRSGAFIGGLIVGAAVGAVAGILAAPRAGRETRQLLRKSADALPELAEDLSSSVQFQADRLSESALRNWDSTLVRLREAIAAGIEATQRERQVIETSDTQGTSQVDQPVHDNLV, from the coding sequence ATGTCGAACAATCGTTCTGGGGCATTCATTGGGGGGTTGATTGTGGGGGCGGCTGTTGGTGCAGTCGCCGGGATTTTGGCGGCTCCCCGTGCCGGTCGGGAAACCCGACAGTTGTTGAGAAAATCTGCCGATGCTCTGCCAGAATTGGCGGAGGATCTCTCCAGTAGTGTTCAATTTCAGGCAGATCGGCTTTCTGAATCTGCTCTCCGCAACTGGGACAGCACACTTGTTCGGTTACGGGAGGCGATCGCAGCAGGGATTGAAGCTACTCAGCGAGAACGCCAGGTGATCGAAACATCGGACACCCAGGGAACCTCCCAGGTTGATCAACCGGTCCACGATAATTTGGTGTAA
- a CDS encoding iron uptake porin — protein sequence MFNTTCKWKSLLTAPVGFWAAMFVLGTAATLPGTGASAAEVSHPPQPLQTADLQNSSDSVLSDSISIDQISTIASFDSGTAEDGTAADQVTSVSQLTDVRPTDWAFQALQSLVERYGCIVGYPDRTYRGNRALSRYEFAAGVNACLDRITELISAATSDLVRKEDLLALQRLQEEFAAELAVLRGRVDQLEVRTATLEKQQFSTTTKLNGLVWFNVTGATAGRNVLYEGVPGAPAQARFAGARLALTGAPIVLSTGDPEITFGFLTWLTLNTSFSGKDLLVTQLSAGNSISPANQFASAGFFNSYGVPFTDQTAGTFNGRSDFVIHDLFYSFPLNDSMKITVGPRVNWYRHFDFNRYTFFLTGASSFDSIGSTQTNAIDRGSGLVFEWNISKQFRFAAAYLGENTEFLPSQFGFNTSSNPTFGLFGGTNTSTAELTFSPTDTINLRFLYNHSRIQAYGGQVGGAIGEPIPYGYLDAGPGFSVFNPLTGAVSDGGLKYAYANTFSVNFDWAITPGFGIFGRYNYATTRLKPIDGTVRTQSFQVGLGFPDLLKKGALAVVTYLVPMDILRGERFFASGAGNGGTMSEFEASYYFPITNNIALVPAFYVIFNANNFSNNPNIYVGNVRAQFSF from the coding sequence ATGTTTAATACTACCTGTAAATGGAAGTCGCTATTGACAGCTCCTGTCGGTTTTTGGGCAGCGATGTTTGTTTTGGGTACCGCAGCAACGCTACCAGGAACTGGGGCATCTGCGGCTGAGGTTTCCCACCCTCCGCAACCCCTGCAAACGGCAGACCTACAAAATTCATCTGACTCAGTTTTATCCGACTCGATTTCAATCGATCAAATCTCTACAATTGCCAGCTTTGACAGTGGGACAGCAGAGGATGGGACTGCGGCTGATCAGGTTACTTCCGTGTCTCAACTTACGGATGTTCGACCAACAGACTGGGCATTTCAAGCCTTACAATCCCTGGTTGAGCGCTATGGCTGTATTGTTGGCTACCCCGACAGAACCTACCGGGGAAACCGTGCCCTCAGCCGTTATGAGTTTGCGGCTGGTGTCAACGCCTGCCTCGACCGGATTACCGAATTGATATCGGCAGCGACCAGCGATCTGGTCAGGAAAGAAGATCTGTTGGCGTTGCAAAGGCTCCAGGAAGAATTCGCTGCGGAGTTGGCAGTTTTGCGGGGCAGAGTTGACCAACTGGAAGTTCGTACCGCCACGCTGGAAAAACAACAGTTTTCTACAACTACCAAGCTGAATGGTCTGGTCTGGTTTAATGTCACAGGTGCCACGGCTGGTCGTAATGTTCTCTATGAAGGTGTTCCCGGTGCCCCTGCCCAGGCAAGGTTTGCTGGTGCCCGTTTAGCTCTCACAGGTGCTCCCATCGTCCTGTCAACGGGAGATCCGGAAATCACGTTTGGCTTCCTGACCTGGTTGACCCTCAACACGTCGTTTTCCGGTAAGGACCTGTTAGTTACTCAACTATCAGCAGGCAACAGCATTTCGCCGGCAAACCAGTTCGCTTCTGCCGGTTTCTTTAACAGCTACGGGGTGCCCTTTACCGATCAGACCGCCGGTACCTTCAATGGTCGCAGTGATTTTGTCATCCACGATCTGTTCTACAGCTTCCCATTGAATGACTCGATGAAAATCACCGTGGGTCCCCGGGTCAACTGGTACCGTCATTTTGACTTCAACCGCTATACCTTTTTCCTGACGGGTGCCAGCAGTTTTGACTCCATTGGTAGCACGCAGACGAATGCGATTGACCGGGGGTCTGGTCTGGTGTTTGAGTGGAATATCAGCAAACAGTTCCGGTTTGCCGCCGCCTATCTGGGTGAAAACACTGAGTTTCTACCCAGTCAGTTTGGCTTCAATACTTCCAGTAACCCAACCTTTGGTTTGTTTGGTGGTACCAATACCTCAACGGCGGAACTGACTTTTTCACCTACCGACACCATCAATCTCCGCTTCCTGTATAACCATTCCAGAATTCAGGCTTACGGTGGTCAGGTGGGGGGAGCGATCGGGGAACCCATTCCCTATGGCTATCTGGATGCAGGTCCTGGCTTTTCAGTATTTAATCCCCTGACAGGTGCTGTATCTGATGGCGGACTCAAGTATGCCTATGCCAACACCTTTTCAGTCAATTTTGACTGGGCAATTACCCCTGGGTTTGGTATTTTTGGGCGATATAACTACGCCACCACCCGCCTGAAACCCATCGATGGAACCGTGAGAACCCAATCCTTCCAGGTGGGGCTTGGCTTCCCGGATCTTTTAAAGAAGGGTGCTCTGGCGGTGGTCACCTACCTGGTGCCAATGGATATTTTGAGGGGTGAACGGTTTTTTGCCTCTGGTGCAGGGAATGGCGGCACCATGTCTGAGTTTGAAGCCAGCTATTACTTTCCAATTACGAACAACATTGCTCTTGTGCCAGCGTTCTACGTGATTTTCAACGCCAATAATTTCAGTAATAATCCCAACATCTATGTGGGAAATGTGCGGGCGCAGTTTAGTTTCTAG